A stretch of Peteryoungia algae DNA encodes these proteins:
- a CDS encoding alpha-2-macroglobulin family protein, whose amino-acid sequence MFKNRFSALLTFALALVPLSPPVSAQDLRTIERVDDADYFGFDLRTEKNVSLDECEASCIGDAACRAFTFNPKVNWCFLKTDYDQLNSFPGAIAGRIVLQTAEPDIGAPPALTFVSEYLKSEARNQRDRLAIAPEQDGWGRDALIGSARAAFTSGNIDFAIVSMKGALSMDANDPALWLEMARMANTVANNYGMANEGAMAAINGYLLTRGSASRAEALATLAKSLENSENWRPALSAYKASLELASNEEVGAALKDLRSRQGFRVVSNTVDSDSASPRACVEFSEPLVKRGVDYTSFVTLDGKTPKALEAKNNQVCVEGLEHGGRYRLALRAGLPSSVDENLEAPVELEVYVRDRSSSVRFTGDSFVLPSSARQGIPLVSVNADSANLELYRIGDRNIAPLLAASQFLTQMDGYTAGRVKDEIGELVWQGSLDIANEQNREVVTSIPLQEALPTRKPGIYVLTAVSPTSVTENWDSRATQWFVISDIGLSTFAGTDGLHVFARSLASASPLANIELQLIAKNNEILATATTDAEGRARFDAGLVRGGAALAPAVIAARSGADDNVFLDMTRAGFDLSDRGVTGRPAPGPVDILAWTERGIYRPGETVHVAALARDTNADAISGLPLTFLFSRPDGVEFRRMAVTSETLGGYSVDLPILANAMRGTWTVAIHTDPKKSAIAQSTFLVDDFVPDRLDLKLSSEAEAISPEEPVTVSADGRYLYGAPAAGLTLEGEVVIRPTTSHPDFPRYSFGLADEEGIEDVRLPLEGLGVLDDDGLATIDVSLTDLPSTTRLLNADVALRLREGGGRAVERKLTMPVTPDGPVIGIKAEFEGDLAENSNAAFNLIALGPDGERQALPAARWKLIKLERNYQWYRDGSSWRYEPITTTKLLADGMIDIVAEGTPLSVPVTWGSHRLEVEQGDAVTSVDFDAGWFVTVGSTETPDALEIGLDKASYQVGDTAKLRISPRFAGQVIVTSGTDALVSTQVAEVLATGTEIEIPVSADFGAGVYVSATLFRPGDAEESRMPARAIGIAWLAVDPGADKLAIKLSPPERTLPRQPLEIPVEVAGAGVGDEAYVMVAAVDVGILNLTRYETPDPETHYFGQRRLGLELRDLYGRLIDGSLGATGRLRTGGDGGQVALQGNPPREKLVAFFSGPVKLDPDGKATISFDIPQFNGTARVMAWAWSKTGVGHSEADVIIRDPVVVTASLPKFLAPNDESNLRLDIAATDAPSGTYTLAVTGNDPVSIGGAESQQIELTSGETTTVTLPLTANAPGDGTIDIALTGADGIAVSQSLDLPVRPSTLPITERQVIALAPGKSLTVDGDLLADSLLQGASVSLNVARADGLDIPSLLMALDRYPYGCAEQTTSRALPLLYFDELAKLSGLPEDEGINKRVQDGILRVLAYQSSSGSFGLWAPGSESLWLDAYVTDFLTRAREQKFDVPEEALVQALQNLQNRIAYDNDIRTRGNEIAYALYVLSRSRKASLSDLRYYADTMLPDFPTPLSKAHLAAALSLYGDSERANAVFLDAAGMSEQARLTPVSFSRSDYGSALRDAAGVLALAAESRPVPPVVPILAKVVADEWKSRQTLSTQEQTWMLLAARALQQDDEELTLEVNGTGKRGAYAATIPGDALLQTPLTLTNTGLDPVSAAITTVAAPVLPPAAGGEGFEITKTYYSLTGEEANITEVIQNERYVVVLEVTKGDDWPAQLLVSDLLPAGFEIDNPSLVDSAALANFEWIGQTETAHLEFRSDRFVAAISRGEGENGTMTLAYVVRAVTPGTYDLPAASVEDMYRPQLSARTAAGAMTVSTAP is encoded by the coding sequence ATGTTCAAGAACCGCTTTTCGGCGTTGCTCACATTCGCGCTGGCGCTCGTTCCACTCTCTCCCCCGGTGTCGGCTCAGGACTTGAGAACGATCGAGCGGGTCGATGATGCCGACTATTTCGGCTTTGATCTGCGAACCGAGAAGAACGTCTCTCTCGACGAATGCGAAGCGAGCTGCATCGGCGATGCCGCCTGCCGCGCCTTTACCTTCAATCCGAAGGTGAACTGGTGTTTTCTCAAAACCGACTACGACCAGCTGAACAGTTTCCCCGGAGCCATAGCGGGCCGCATCGTCCTGCAGACGGCAGAGCCCGATATCGGCGCCCCGCCCGCCCTGACATTTGTCTCCGAGTATCTGAAGTCGGAAGCCCGCAATCAGCGGGACCGTCTCGCGATCGCCCCTGAACAGGATGGATGGGGCCGTGACGCGCTGATCGGGTCCGCCCGTGCCGCCTTCACGAGCGGCAACATTGATTTCGCAATCGTCTCGATGAAGGGCGCCCTCTCCATGGACGCCAACGACCCGGCGCTCTGGCTGGAAATGGCCCGCATGGCCAATACAGTCGCCAACAATTACGGCATGGCCAACGAAGGCGCGATGGCCGCGATCAACGGCTATCTGCTGACCCGCGGCTCAGCGTCCCGCGCCGAAGCGCTCGCCACCCTCGCGAAATCGCTGGAAAACAGCGAGAACTGGCGCCCGGCGCTTAGCGCCTACAAGGCGAGCCTCGAACTCGCGTCGAATGAAGAAGTCGGAGCGGCCCTCAAGGATCTCCGTTCCCGCCAGGGTTTCCGCGTCGTGAGCAACACGGTCGATTCCGACAGCGCCTCTCCGCGCGCCTGCGTCGAGTTCTCCGAACCGCTGGTCAAGCGTGGTGTCGACTACACCTCCTTCGTCACCCTGGACGGCAAGACACCAAAGGCACTCGAAGCGAAGAACAACCAGGTCTGCGTGGAAGGGCTGGAGCATGGCGGCCGCTATCGGCTCGCCCTCCGCGCTGGCCTGCCCTCCTCCGTCGACGAAAACTTGGAAGCGCCGGTCGAGCTCGAAGTCTATGTCCGCGACCGCAGCTCCAGCGTACGCTTCACCGGTGACAGTTTCGTCCTGCCTTCCTCCGCCCGTCAGGGCATTCCGCTCGTTTCGGTGAACGCCGATAGCGCCAACCTCGAACTCTACCGGATCGGTGACCGCAACATTGCCCCGCTCCTCGCCGCCTCGCAATTCCTCACCCAGATGGACGGCTACACTGCCGGCCGCGTGAAGGACGAGATCGGCGAACTCGTCTGGCAAGGTTCCCTCGACATCGCCAACGAGCAGAACAGGGAAGTCGTCACCAGCATTCCGCTGCAGGAAGCGCTGCCCACGCGCAAGCCCGGCATCTATGTGCTGACCGCCGTCTCGCCAACCTCCGTCACCGAGAACTGGGACAGCCGCGCGACACAATGGTTCGTCATCTCGGACATCGGCCTCTCGACCTTTGCCGGCACCGACGGTCTTCACGTCTTTGCCCGCTCGCTGGCATCGGCCAGCCCACTCGCCAACATCGAGCTGCAGTTGATTGCCAAGAACAACGAGATCCTCGCCACCGCCACGACCGATGCCGAAGGCCGCGCACGCTTCGATGCCGGTCTCGTGCGCGGCGGCGCAGCCCTGGCGCCAGCGGTGATTGCTGCCCGCAGTGGCGCCGACGACAACGTCTTCCTCGACATGACCCGGGCCGGCTTCGACCTCTCCGACCGCGGTGTCACCGGTCGTCCGGCACCGGGCCCGGTCGATATCCTGGCCTGGACCGAGCGGGGCATCTACCGTCCCGGCGAGACCGTGCATGTTGCAGCCCTCGCCCGCGACACCAATGCCGACGCCATTTCCGGACTGCCGCTGACCTTCCTGTTTTCGCGACCGGATGGCGTCGAATTCCGCCGCATGGCCGTGACCAGCGAAACGCTGGGCGGTTATTCCGTCGATCTGCCCATCCTTGCCAATGCCATGCGCGGCACCTGGACGGTGGCGATACACACCGACCCGAAGAAATCGGCGATCGCCCAGTCGACCTTCCTGGTCGACGACTTCGTGCCCGACCGGCTCGACCTGAAGCTCTCAAGCGAGGCCGAGGCGATCTCGCCGGAAGAGCCCGTGACCGTCTCCGCCGATGGCCGCTACCTCTATGGCGCGCCGGCAGCCGGACTGACGCTCGAAGGCGAAGTCGTGATCCGCCCGACAACGAGCCATCCCGACTTCCCCCGCTACAGCTTCGGCCTCGCGGACGAGGAAGGCATCGAGGATGTGCGCCTGCCGCTCGAAGGTCTGGGCGTGCTGGATGATGATGGCCTGGCCACCATCGATGTATCCCTCACGGACTTGCCCTCCACCACGCGCCTTCTCAACGCCGATGTGGCGCTGCGTCTGCGCGAAGGCGGTGGCCGTGCCGTGGAGCGCAAACTGACCATGCCCGTCACACCGGACGGTCCTGTCATCGGCATCAAAGCGGAATTCGAAGGTGATCTCGCTGAAAACTCGAACGCTGCCTTCAACCTGATCGCGCTTGGCCCCGATGGTGAGCGTCAGGCGCTGCCGGCTGCGCGCTGGAAACTGATCAAGTTGGAGCGGAACTACCAGTGGTACCGCGACGGCTCCTCCTGGCGCTACGAGCCGATCACCACGACCAAGCTGCTGGCCGACGGCATGATCGACATTGTAGCCGAAGGCACCCCACTTTCCGTCCCCGTGACGTGGGGTAGTCACCGCCTCGAGGTCGAGCAGGGCGATGCCGTCACCAGCGTCGATTTCGATGCCGGCTGGTTCGTCACTGTAGGCTCCACGGAGACACCGGACGCACTCGAAATCGGCCTCGACAAGGCCTCCTATCAGGTCGGCGACACCGCAAAGCTCAGGATCTCACCGCGCTTTGCCGGCCAGGTGATCGTCACCTCGGGCACGGATGCCCTGGTCTCAACGCAAGTTGCCGAAGTTCTCGCCACCGGCACGGAAATCGAAATCCCCGTCTCCGCGGACTTCGGTGCTGGCGTCTATGTGAGCGCGACCCTCTTCCGTCCGGGTGATGCCGAGGAGAGCCGCATGCCGGCGCGTGCGATCGGCATTGCGTGGCTTGCCGTCGATCCCGGTGCCGACAAGCTGGCCATCAAGCTTTCCCCGCCGGAAAGGACCCTGCCGCGACAGCCGCTCGAAATCCCCGTCGAAGTGGCCGGCGCGGGAGTTGGCGACGAAGCCTATGTGATGGTGGCAGCCGTCGATGTCGGCATTCTCAACCTCACCCGATATGAGACGCCGGATCCCGAAACCCATTATTTCGGCCAGCGCCGGCTGGGCCTCGAATTGCGCGACCTCTATGGACGCCTGATCGATGGCTCGCTGGGCGCCACCGGACGCTTGCGCACCGGGGGTGACGGCGGACAGGTCGCCCTTCAGGGCAACCCGCCGCGTGAAAAGCTGGTTGCTTTCTTCTCCGGCCCCGTAAAGCTCGATCCGGATGGCAAGGCCACGATCTCCTTCGACATCCCGCAATTCAACGGCACTGCGCGTGTGATGGCATGGGCATGGTCGAAGACCGGCGTCGGCCACAGTGAGGCCGACGTGATCATCCGCGATCCGGTCGTTGTCACCGCAAGCCTGCCAAAATTCCTCGCGCCCAATGACGAGAGCAACCTTCGTCTCGATATTGCCGCGACCGACGCCCCCTCCGGCACCTACACACTCGCTGTCACCGGCAATGACCCGGTCAGCATTGGCGGCGCCGAAAGCCAGCAGATCGAACTGACATCAGGGGAAACCACGACCGTCACCCTACCGCTGACAGCGAACGCACCCGGCGATGGCACAATCGACATTGCCCTGACGGGAGCAGACGGCATCGCGGTCAGCCAGTCGCTCGACCTGCCCGTGCGTCCGTCGACACTGCCGATCACAGAGCGACAGGTCATTGCGCTGGCACCGGGAAAGAGCCTGACCGTCGATGGAGACCTGCTCGCAGACAGCCTCCTGCAGGGTGCCTCGGTCAGCCTCAATGTCGCCCGCGCCGATGGCCTTGACATCCCGAGCCTGCTGATGGCGCTGGACCGCTACCCCTATGGCTGCGCCGAACAGACGACGAGCCGCGCGCTGCCGCTTCTCTATTTCGATGAGCTGGCCAAGCTGTCCGGCCTGCCGGAAGACGAGGGGATCAACAAGCGTGTGCAGGACGGCATCCTTCGGGTGCTGGCCTACCAGTCGTCGAGCGGATCCTTCGGCCTCTGGGCGCCGGGCTCCGAAAGCCTCTGGCTCGACGCCTATGTGACCGACTTCCTGACGCGCGCCCGCGAGCAGAAGTTCGACGTACCGGAAGAAGCCCTGGTCCAGGCGCTGCAGAACCTGCAGAACCGCATCGCCTATGACAATGACATCAGGACACGCGGCAACGAGATCGCCTATGCGCTCTACGTGCTTTCGCGCAGTCGCAAGGCCTCGCTGAGTGATCTGCGCTACTATGCAGATACGATGCTGCCAGACTTCCCGACACCGCTGTCGAAGGCGCATCTGGCCGCCGCACTGTCGCTTTATGGCGACAGCGAGCGCGCCAATGCCGTCTTCCTCGATGCAGCCGGCATGAGCGAACAGGCCCGTCTGACCCCGGTGAGCTTCTCCCGCTCCGACTATGGTTCGGCACTGCGGGATGCGGCCGGCGTTCTCGCCCTCGCCGCCGAAAGCCGCCCGGTGCCGCCTGTCGTGCCGATCCTCGCCAAGGTCGTCGCGGACGAATGGAAATCCAGGCAGACGCTGAGCACACAGGAGCAGACCTGGATGCTTCTCGCTGCCCGAGCGCTCCAGCAGGATGACGAGGAGCTGACACTGGAGGTGAATGGCACGGGAAAGAGGGGCGCCTATGCCGCAACGATCCCGGGTGATGCACTCCTGCAGACACCGCTGACGCTGACCAATACCGGTCTTGATCCGGTGAGCGCCGCGATCACGACCGTTGCTGCTCCTGTTCTGCCGCCAGCGGCAGGCGGCGAAGGCTTCGAGATCACCAAGACTTACTACAGCCTGACCGGCGAAGAAGCGAACATCACCGAGGTGATCCAGAACGAGCGTTACGTCGTGGTGCTGGAAGTCACAAAGGGAGATGACTGGCCGGCCCAGCTTCTTGTGAGCGATCTCTTGCCCGCGGGGTTCGAGATCGACAATCCGAGCCTGGTCGACAGCGCTGCCTTGGCGAACTTCGAATGGATCGGCCAAACCGAGACTGCCCATCTTGAGTTCCGCAGCGATCGCTTCGTCGCCGCCATCAGCCGCGGAGAAGGCGAGAACGGAACAATGACACTGGCCTATGTCGTCCGCGCCGTCACCCCCGGCACGTACGACCTGCCGGCTGCGAGTGTCGAAGACATGTATCGCCCGCAACTGTCGGCGCGCACGGCAGCCGGCGCGATGACGGTCTCCACCGCACCCTGA
- the pbpC gene encoding penicillin-binding protein 1C produces the protein MGRLRRIGISFGAAAVLATASLSLLYWADRTYPPPLEAARDVSTEILDRDGQLLRAFAIREGLWRLETTVADVDPNLLRMLIAYEDRRYESHSGVDMLALGRAAWQLAANGRIVSGASTLSMQVARLIEPRRERSLTAKLVQIARAIQIERRLSKTEILNLYLTHAPYGGNLEGVRAASLAWFGKEPKRLSTAEAALLVALPQLPERRRPDRYRDNALEARKRVLERVRESEVVDPAEVALALNAALPTARRQLPALAPHLAEAARRKAPDVRLHQTTILRPVQERLEKVAFEAGRKLDPKVSLALLMADSTTGEIVAEVGAADYFDASRSGWIDMTRAERSPGSALKPFIYGIAFEQGLVAQETIVEDRPADFFGYRPKNFDMQYQGDVSIREALQLSLNVPAVRLLDAVGPSRLMVRLRHAGIRLKLPPNEAPGLAIALGGAGITLKDLVQLYAGLANREQPVRLGDGVRDMAGLIDEQPLFEPAAAWTVADALGAVLPPMGSPPAGIAYKTGTSYGYRDAWSVGYDGRYVLGVWIGRPDNAAVPGISGYKTAAPILFEAFAKSGLAGTALPRAPTGANRIPASELPQSLRRFSIDSNGLISVSARERPPRIIYPLEGSILELGKGPDGEALPVVMKMQAGRAPFRWLVDGKPMSESTRRRTGEWRPLGAGQSTLTVIDAEGRAATVNVFIRN, from the coding sequence ATGGGCCGCCTCCGGCGCATCGGGATCAGCTTCGGGGCGGCTGCCGTTTTGGCAACCGCCTCTCTCTCGTTGCTCTATTGGGCCGATAGGACATACCCTCCCCCGCTTGAGGCAGCGCGGGACGTTTCGACAGAAATCCTCGATCGCGACGGCCAGCTCCTGCGTGCCTTCGCCATTCGGGAGGGCCTCTGGCGCCTCGAAACGACCGTCGCCGACGTCGACCCCAATCTGCTGCGGATGCTCATTGCCTATGAGGACCGGCGCTACGAAAGCCATTCCGGTGTGGACATGCTCGCGCTCGGACGGGCCGCCTGGCAGCTCGCCGCAAACGGTCGTATCGTCTCGGGCGCCTCGACGCTCTCGATGCAGGTCGCGCGACTGATCGAACCGCGCCGCGAACGCTCGCTGACGGCAAAGCTCGTTCAGATCGCCCGTGCGATTCAGATCGAACGGCGTTTGTCCAAGACAGAGATCCTCAACCTCTATCTCACCCACGCACCCTATGGCGGCAATCTCGAAGGCGTGCGCGCCGCAAGCCTCGCCTGGTTCGGCAAGGAGCCGAAACGGCTATCGACGGCAGAGGCAGCCCTGCTCGTGGCCTTGCCGCAATTGCCAGAACGACGCCGGCCGGATCGCTACCGCGACAATGCGCTGGAAGCACGCAAACGGGTCCTGGAACGGGTACGGGAGTCAGAGGTCGTCGACCCCGCCGAAGTCGCGCTGGCGCTCAACGCGGCGCTGCCGACCGCACGCCGGCAACTGCCAGCCCTTGCGCCGCATCTGGCGGAGGCAGCCAGGCGGAAAGCGCCCGACGTCAGGCTTCACCAGACCACCATCCTGCGCCCGGTACAGGAGAGACTTGAAAAGGTAGCATTCGAAGCCGGCCGCAAGCTCGATCCCAAGGTCTCCCTCGCCCTGCTGATGGCGGATTCCACGACCGGCGAGATCGTCGCAGAGGTGGGCGCCGCCGACTATTTCGACGCGTCGCGCTCCGGATGGATAGACATGACACGCGCCGAGCGCTCGCCGGGCTCCGCGTTGAAGCCCTTCATCTACGGCATCGCCTTCGAACAGGGTCTCGTTGCGCAGGAGACCATCGTCGAGGACCGGCCGGCCGATTTCTTCGGCTATCGCCCGAAGAACTTCGACATGCAATACCAGGGCGATGTCAGCATCCGTGAAGCGCTGCAATTGTCGCTGAACGTCCCGGCAGTCCGGCTTCTCGACGCTGTTGGCCCCTCGCGCCTGATGGTCCGACTGCGTCACGCCGGCATCAGGTTGAAGCTGCCGCCGAATGAAGCCCCGGGCCTGGCCATTGCGCTCGGCGGTGCAGGCATCACGCTGAAGGATCTCGTACAGCTCTATGCGGGCCTCGCGAACCGCGAACAACCCGTACGGCTCGGCGACGGCGTTCGCGACATGGCCGGCCTGATCGATGAACAGCCGCTCTTCGAACCGGCAGCCGCCTGGACTGTCGCCGATGCGCTGGGCGCCGTTCTTCCCCCGATGGGCAGCCCTCCCGCAGGCATCGCCTACAAGACCGGCACCAGCTACGGCTATCGCGATGCCTGGTCTGTCGGCTACGATGGCCGCTATGTGCTCGGCGTCTGGATCGGCCGTCCGGACAATGCGGCAGTCCCCGGCATTTCGGGCTACAAGACTGCGGCACCGATCCTGTTCGAGGCATTCGCCAAATCCGGCCTCGCCGGAACGGCCTTGCCCCGCGCCCCGACAGGGGCCAATCGCATCCCAGCCTCCGAACTGCCCCAGTCGCTGCGCCGCTTCTCGATCGATTCAAACGGCCTGATCTCCGTTTCAGCGCGCGAGCGTCCACCCCGGATCATCTATCCGCTCGAAGGCTCCATTCTGGAACTCGGCAAGGGACCCGATGGTGAAGCACTGCCCGTCGTCATGAAAATGCAGGCAGGCCGCGCACCCTTCCGTTGGCTGGTAGACGGCAAGCCAATGTCGGAATCCACCCGCAGGCGAACCGGCGAATGGAGGCCCTTGGGTGCAGGCCAGTCGACCCTGACGGTCATCGATGCGGAGGGAAGAGCCGCGACGGTCAACGTCTTCATCAGGAACTGA
- a CDS encoding OsmC family protein — translation MADLRSRPIGATATLGKTGYPAIRSATGGELDVVTGPSQPGFNPLDLLLASLAACMSMSARIAAREMGLHEVVERVTASVSGEKAADEPLRFAGFTVELAIDGALDHDQRVALAHRAEAICTVSNTLAVRPTVRVAAA, via the coding sequence ATGGCAGATCTGAGAAGCCGGCCGATCGGTGCGACGGCAACGCTGGGCAAGACGGGCTATCCTGCCATTCGATCGGCCACCGGCGGCGAACTCGACGTCGTCACAGGCCCTTCCCAGCCAGGCTTCAACCCGCTGGATCTCCTCCTCGCCTCACTTGCCGCCTGCATGAGCATGAGTGCGCGGATCGCGGCGCGCGAAATGGGGCTGCATGAGGTCGTCGAAAGGGTCACAGCGAGCGTCAGCGGAGAGAAGGCCGCAGATGAGCCACTGCGCTTTGCCGGTTTCACAGTCGAGCTGGCCATCGACGGCGCCCTGGATCACGATCAGCGCGTGGCGCTTGCACACCGGGCTGAAGCGATATGCACCGTCAGCAACACTCTGGCGGTCCGTCCGACTGTGCGTGTTGCAGCCGCCTAG
- a CDS encoding DUF1810 domain-containing protein: MMDGDPELDLGRFLAAQAEGYAQALKELRSGQKRSHWMWYIFPQLEGLGNSATARHFALRSADEARAYLAHPLLGKGLVEATEAVLAHADRRLVEIFGHPDDLKFRSSMTLFAAVALNEEGAIFRRALDVFCDGVPDAITLRLLGD, from the coding sequence ATGATGGACGGCGATCCGGAGCTGGATCTAGGGCGTTTCCTCGCTGCACAGGCAGAGGGCTATGCGCAAGCGCTCAAGGAGTTGCGGAGCGGGCAAAAGCGTAGCCACTGGATGTGGTACATTTTTCCGCAACTCGAGGGCCTTGGGAATTCCGCGACAGCGCGGCACTTTGCGCTCCGCTCGGCAGATGAGGCACGTGCCTACCTCGCGCACCCCTTGCTCGGCAAAGGGTTGGTGGAGGCGACGGAAGCTGTTCTCGCCCATGCGGACCGCCGCCTGGTGGAGATATTCGGTCATCCCGACGATCTGAAATTTCGGTCGTCCATGACCTTGTTTGCGGCCGTGGCTCTCAACGAGGAAGGCGCGATTTTTCGTCGGGCACTGGATGTCTTCTGCGATGGTGTTCCCGATGCCATCACCCTGAGGCTGCTCGGCGACTAG